Sequence from the Nymphaea colorata isolate Beijing-Zhang1983 chromosome 9, ASM883128v2, whole genome shotgun sequence genome:
AGGGATCTGTTCATGGCCACAGACgaacaacaataaaagacaAGAAGATCCCGGGCCTGTAGCTAGGGATGGCGAATAAAGAAAGAAGCCTCCGCACAGACTGTGCCGTTGGATCTTCCTCTGTTcagctttttctctctttctaacaATAATGCTGAAGGAAAGGGCTGCGAAGAAATTAACCGCACAGGATGAATATTTTATACCCCTGGCCCATGCCCAACCACGAGCATGGCAGGCAGTCCTCTGGAAGTGTCTGTACTCCCGGGAGAAATTTCTTCCTTCATGGACAGGTTTCGATGCAGGGTTCCACCCGAAAACAGTAGGTTTTGTGTATAAAATAACTGCTACATCCATGGAGGCGTTCGATTCAGGATCCATGGGAAGTCGGCCCTCATTTGATAGTAAAAAAGAATACTTCTCGTTTGAAATCTCCTTTGATCGAGCACGAACTCAAGATGGAGACGACGTCAGGAAGATGAAGAATGAAATTGGTTCTGTTAACAACATTCTGTCCAGGAAGTAGTTGAAAAGTCTACCTCCATTCTCCACTCCCAATTTCTGATCTTCCAAACCTTTCGTTTAAACAACAACGGAAAAGAATACGTGATAGGTGCAAGACATTAAAGATTTAATTACTAAGCTTTTTTGAGATCCTTGTATCTTCCCACTATGTTGGTAGATTTCTATTATCATCGTGGAggtgtttgatggcttgggcaaaTAGTTTCTCCCTTCATTCAGACATAAAAGAAATGTTGCAAAATGGGTGAAGTTCGGCCTGGTTAACATAACCTGCGTTTGATCTTTGTATTTCAAGGATAACTTCTTTCCAAACAGCCATCGATCCAACACGCATATAGAAAATTCCTGGACGTTTCTGCTTTTGAGATTGATGGAGATGGCTCAGACTGCCTTCGGAACACGTGAAATGGGACCAGTCCAGTACTGGTAGATCagttcaaaaacaaaaatgttgcaGTACCTTATCCTTATGAGTCACCTCAAATTTGTCTTTCCGGGTTACCCACCGACAGCACCTTGGTAAGCTTCCCTTGGGAAGATCTATCATATTTCAAACTCATCACAACACAGGATACAAGTTTATTGATGTGTAGAAGTTTCTCCAACTAAATAAGTGAAGGTTCGAATTTTTTATTGCAGTTTTCCCTTCTTTTACAAGATCTGCTTCTAGCAAGCTGTAAATCAGCCATGACATCATCTGTGACACTCGATCGAGTCCAAAACTGCTAGAATGATCAATGTGAATGGAAAGAACTCCAGCGTGAAAAGTGGCTCACTTTTGCTACAAATGAATCTCTGTTTTCCACTCAATTTATCTAACTACGAATTAATCTTCTATCAATCTATGTGATGAGTTGTCGCCCACAACCTAAAGGctgaaaagagagaaggaaactGACGAAAGTGCTGCATCATCCAACAAAGTAACCTTTATCTTATTCAATTCAAGTTTTAAACCAAACTAGAAAGCATGCAAGTGAtgcttctttttctctgtttcttttttctttttctagttagTTGAAAAGAGCAGAATGGACATATGGAGTGGAATTGGTGTTGTGGGCGGTGACATCGAATTGCAACAATAAACCATGTAGCACCAATGCAATTGtcgatacaaaaaagaaaagaaaaaaattatgtggcCCAAACTTAGCTACTGAATCAATATCGAATCGACAGACTTAGAAAATAAAACAGTGCCACTCTTGTTCCTGGCCAAGAATTCGTCCAGTTGCTATAGAGCACACTTTAACCATGATCTGGCATACCATCTGATCTGCATCCAGTATCAAATCCCACTACTAACGTCAATAGTAAGGCCATCTTAAAAGGTGCTATCCAAGTTTTTAAAATGACATCCATATGTGTCTCAAAGTGGCAGGCAGTGGGTATCAAGGCGGGCAGCCCGCCCACCCTTCCACGTGGTTGTAGGATCCTTTATCATGCTGTGCTCACCAACCATTAATGCATATTAAATATTATTGACATGGGTAGGTGAGATATATCAAGCGTCTATTCGGTTCTAGAAAAGTAAGAATTGAAGATAATGTCTTGGATTTCAGATCATATGAGTGACTACATTACTTAAGACCGACATGCTTTACACTAGCAAAAGACAAATtgtatgcttttttttttttccaacttgttACGTTTGCATAAAACCCcagtgactctctctctctctctcgctctttagGAGCatgttttcaaaacaaatttaatttgtGTTTGTTGAAGTATtgcatttcctttcttttccttctttcaagCCAATGTCGCTTCCTATCTACCCTCATAGCTATCCATATCAAGACTTTATCTTCGCCCTTTGTTACCCGTGGTACATGTATGTTTGTTGGTTTACTATGTATCTATATCTTTCTTACTAAGGCCAATTGTTTTATATTACTGAAAGTTAGCTTCTCTGAAATGCCTTTTCTTCTATACATGCAAAAAATTGGGACTAAAGGCCTCTAAATATATTACACCAACACAAACCTTCGGCAATCAAAACTTGATTTCTTCAAACTCAAAAGGTCTTGAACCCAACATCTTAACCAAGTAAATGGTGCCCATGTTTTGCTTAATTAATTTTTCGAAGTTTTTGATCTGAGGATTTAAGCACCAACTGAGGCTTTATTTATGCTATGTTGCAGTCTCAAGCAGGTGATGATGGTGCAAAAGTTCTGGGTTGCGTGTTCGAGTTTCCGGCGGAGTCCTTGAGAACTGCAGGTGCCGGCGACTTCACTCATGGACGTGTTTCTTGAAAGAGTAGATGTCTTCGTCACTCTAGTTCACggatgaaaaatgtttcccatCAAAGAAATGACTGAAAATTTTACCCGAATTCTCCTTTTTTTAGTCCCACACCATCCTAGCAAGAGGACAAGAAGATAGATTGAGCTGTGGGCCACTTGGGTACAGAGTCAAGATTGGAATGCAGCGAAAGTAGCCCATCCATATCAAGGTATAGGGGACAAGGCTCGAACTAAAGCAGATTGAATCCCCTCTGTGGTTACTGCAGATTCTAACTCAATGCTAgggacaaaaagaagaaaatgcattcTCCGGTAGAGTCTCTGTTCTTACCACCTTTTGCAACCTAAATGAATAACATACCAAAGAGTGCCGTATATTATAAGTGTGATTAGGGGAGGGCCACCTGGGCCATGGTTTCACCCCAGtcaattgtaaaaaaaaaaatacattgacaAAATTAAAGATTTTTAATTGTGCCATGTattatttggattcgaattcagttTGAACCTACCCAAACCAAATTCAAAGGTTGAAATGTTCGGctgcccttaaaaaaaaaatctgatttcgCCCTTGAGTGTGAGGTGCCTTGCGCCTGATTGCACTACGCCCATTGAagtcatatatttatatacttGTTTCCTCTTATTACCAGCAGCGGTGGTCCGCAGTTTTTTTAAGATGAACCGAAGTCGGCTAGGCGAAGGCTTGGGATCCGCCCAACCCAAGTCAGGCGTGTTTGCCATttgggtcaggttgttacaaACAGGACTGTTGATGTTTTCCAGAACGTAAACCAGTATTTTTAAGGCATTCTCGTATGCGTGATATTACGTTTAACCCGCTAAAGAAACACACGTCATCACATGTTGGACACTAAGTCCAAGAGccaaacatgattccaaaatCCAAGTAGATCAATTTGACCCCAAACTGAGTTTGCCTCACACCTGATTTAGTTGGCAACAAGGAGGTGCCATACATGAAGCGAGATACAAAGTATTAGTAAGTAtcacgcatatatatatagccaacaATCTTTTTTGACCTTTCAATATAAAACTATGCTAAACTGTATTATTAGTATTCATAATTAGTCACCACCGATCAAGAAAGGTAGATTATTTGATATACTCGTCACTACATAACCTTGGAAAACAGAGACctggtttgagaattttttttccattttctattgTACCACATTCGATTCTGACTGAACCTGAATGTGTTTCGTCACCCTACATCTGAGGGAAACATGTGAAATTATAGACCTTCGTATGTGTATTATGAGGTAGTTGGACCTACCGCCTTAAGGACTGAGTGGGTGGTGATTGGTGACCATATTCTGAATGTTAAACGTGCTAACAATTGATAATATTGAAACCTGGTTACTCAATAACTGGCGTGGAACTACACCAAGGGACGCATGTTCCCTTGATTAGCATGTCGACATTCAAAGCGTCGCCCATCAGGTGGACTTGATTTCATTGCATcaaaatttatttgattttgtactTTCACTATGTAAATGTCAGAAGCTCAGGTATTACATCCCCACAATCggttaatatataaataaatttggaGATTAATTTGGATTTGCAGAAACCCATTCTGGATCTTGTTTTGACatgtatttctttttattaggaTAAGGTGCCAATACCAGTGGTCTCCTTACatacaactctctctctttctctctcggtGTCACGCACACATAAAATGCAAGTGGAccaaacagagaaaaaaattaatctccaTTGAAGACTCTGCTGAGTTTGGTTTTGAGGGTTACAACATGCAGTAACACATTCTCAAGTCAGTAGAACAGAGTATGAAGACAGTGAACTGGCCTACTTGTAGTTACAATTCCTGGACAAATGAACACCGTTAGATTCCAATGGTGAAAGAGGCCATCTAGGTGAATCAGGTCCTTCAGCGTCTGCAGCTCTTTCAGCAGCATTGTTCATTCTTGGGCTGGCTTTCCTCTTGCTCTGCAACAGCAGAAGTGTAAAAACAgtatcaaaatttagttttatcATTAGGAATTTAGGACAACATATGATGATATGTACCATTATAAAGTACGTCAGGACACAAGTTGAACTAACACCAGGGACAATACATGTGAAGGAAATGCAGATAGAAACTGGATGCAACTTAACCTCAGAAGAATATTTTCTCAGTGAATAGCCATCATAAGTTGGAAATTGGACTCCACCCATTAGAGACATGCAAGATCGTAGGCCGGACTTGATGGAAATCTGGCCTACTCATATGCTGCTATTTTCAATTGTAAGTCATAAAAGATCTCAATATCTCCAATGGGGAAGACACAGAAGTTGTGGCGATGCTTGACTGCAAAAACAGCTTCTGTCCACACACATGCTCCAAAAGGTGAAGAATTAACCTAGGATTTCATACTAACATTTACAACGAAGAAGGAAAGGGGCACATTCTTCCATGTTATACCATGATATGACGGGTCACCCAACActtttttgttgattcaaatcatTCAGTTAGCAATTGTAAGTTCATGTAGGTTTCTATTTTCATTGCCATAGTATTTGAGATTTCTCAAATATCCAGGCTTTAGCTCATAGatcaaacaaaaatattgaaaaatgaagCTTGTGCACAATCTTAACAAACACAAGAGGAATGTCTAGGCAGCTAATTAGATAATTCTGGTGCTTCCTTTCTGATTACTGCACATAATATTGATTAGAAAACCAAAGTTCCGCAGGTGCAAAACCATCCTTACTTTAGAGGAATGGCTGGATGGAGAACCCTGTTGGTTTCTTTCCCTGTAGCATCGCCTTAATAACCTCTTGTTTTCCTCATCTAGAAGCTTATTCTCTTCAAATAACACCGACACCTGAACATTCGAACTTTGTCACTAGACAATAGAACAAGCATAGCtgacgagaaagagagagagagagagagagagagagagagagagagagatccataCCTCTCCTTCTGCTCTGTGAAGGTTAATTCTTAGGTGCTCTTTGTCTTCACGAAGGGATTCAACTTCTGCAGCCAATGCTAGTATGCATCTAATTGATGGTCTTAGCctggaaagataaaaaaatattgaactgCAAAGCGTAAATCTATAGAAAATATACTGCTATGAGGAATTCCTGTGAGGCTAGAGTACTACATTAAAAATATCTCAAATTCCTGAAGGTTGCAAAAGCAGAATTTTACATATGCAGAAAAATCAGTACATAATAATGTAGAATGAGATGGCTCACTTTTCCCAGATTTGGATCAACCTCCAGTGTGGCTCTTCTCCTGCATGTGCCTCCAAAAAGCTGAGCCCTTTTTCCACAGCTTCTTCCAGTTCTTGTTGGGACCGATATCCTTTGCCAAGAGTTGACTCAACCAAAGAAGTGAGCAGATCCTCATTCGGACTTATGTCACTTGAATGTCCATCATCCTTTGACAATAATAGAGCGTGCTTTGTGAGTGAATCATCGAAAGGTATTATCACTCACATGCTATATGTTATGCTTATGTTTCAAACAAATTCTGATATCAATCTCTAAAGTATAATCAAGCTACACTTTGCAAGAAAAAAGTATAGAGGAAAATATGTTATTGAAATTTCACTTAAACCGTGTAGAATTGCTAGGATTCTCAGGTTCATATATGGGACTCTAGACATAAAAAACTTGTGAAGGGAAAAAAGTGATTGAAACTTCATTTTAATTATGCAGAATTGCCTAGGATTATCAAATCAAAAAACAGTTGTTGTAGACAGAAGAAACATACATACTTCAGTTCAACATACATACTTCAGTTCACGTATTGGGGCTCTAGACAGAAAAGAAATCGAGTTCACATATGACAGTTCTAGTCAAATACAGTAAATTCACAAAAATTCACGTTCATACATGACCACTCAAGCCAAAAACAGATAAATATGAATTCACATATTATGGTTCTAGGCAAAAAAAGACTCAAATTTACATATGGCGATTCTAcgccaagaaaagaaaacctcaAAGCCACAATTCTGGATACTAGGAAATGCAATTTCCCGTGTACCTTTAACCGTGCACATTGACTGCAAATGAGATTTCcgtcttccctttcttttccaaGTCCAAAAATCTTGTGCTGTAGTAACGTCAGCTCATCAGTTAGCCTAGTTCTCTGGACCTGCAAGTGGTAAAAAGATAACAGTTGATTCTCAATTTCCACTAAGAGAGAAAATTTCGTAGGAACACAATTCATTAGTGCGTAGCTGCATACGTAAATGAGACGATTCAAGTACGTTTTCCAtacaccaagaaaatgaaagataaaaaggaagaacataAATAATTAGATAGTCTGGAACACACAGTGAGTATTTCAATTTCCCGCTTTGATTGGTTTAGTTCTTCTGATAATCTCCTGAATGCATCCTCTGCCTCCAGAGCTCGAATCTCTGCTTCTCTTGCTCGCTCATCAGCATCATTACCAAATTCCATGAGTGCCTCTCTGTCTTTGTCATAGAGTGAACATTCCTTGTTCAGCCTTTCAATCTGCGCTGTTAAGTCATTGATCTCCGCATTCAACTGCTGATTTTGCTCGATTGATTTTCTCAATGCTTGTGCATTCATGGCAGCTTCAAACTGTAAACAAGAGATTACTCGTGTTAAATGCTCCCATTCTTGAACGGACAACAGAACTATAAGGTACACAAGTCACATACCGGACAAGGAAAAAATCTTCGTAAAAGAAGTCAAACAGTAAATGGAAGAAAACTCTTTGAAACTTAACAGAATTTTGAAGGACAAATTATTTGCAGGGGAAaagacaaagaaacaaaaggagcAAAAGATAcggaaaaaacaagaaatcaaaacATAACAAAGCGATAAATAATGCAGTTTGGAAAACAGAGAGATGGTAAAATAAATGGAAATCGAAAGAAGGGAAAGATAAATTGATTAATGGACAAATTTAAGTGggtgaagaaagaaaagcaacaacgaagaagaagaaaatgtgtATAACGGTGAACTAGAACTATGGCTTGCCTTAGCTCTCTCAATCTTCTCATTTTGATCGTTTACTAGATCCTGCAACGAAAAAATCTGACCCTGAAGCACCCTTCTCGACTCTTCCATCGCAAAGAGCTTCGACTGCAGTGTGTTCTCAGATACTGGAAGCCCGACCGCGTTCTCGATCGAGTTCTGAATGTAATTCTCCAATTCTAGAGAGAGACCCATCTCCTTCatatttaaagattttttagaAAAGATGGCACTAGAACTACGTTCACGGAGGCACTCGAAATCCGAAACCAAGAAAACGAAGGAAAGAAACCCCCGGAAAGAACTGAATTCCCTAGGAGCGAAAGGACGAACTCCACGATAGTAATCCAATAAGCCAGAAACCTTATTCTGGTGTTCCGAGATCGGAAAAGGAAACCCCAAGATGAGCAATTAAAAGACTGGAGGACGATCCCCACGAGGTCATCAAGAGTCTCTCTCCCCCTCAGCGGGACCCGGGAAGAGACTCCGGAAGAGAAATCCTAGAGATTTCTGAACCAAAGAAAGAGCGAAATGATGAGGAAAACGTCTAAAGATGTCGGAATGGAAGAAATGTGggaagaatctctctctctctatctctgtgaTATATGTAGGTTACCGAAGAAGTGGCCGTTGGACGTTCAAATTCAACCGGATGGCACGAATTTGAATTGGGGAAGGACCGTATGCATGACAacaatgagctttgacttttcAGAAATGGGTAAGGTTAGTCTGAGACCCGGCCGATTCCGGAGCGTTTTGCTTCTGGTTTTCTTTTCAAACGTATTGAATAGCTATAAACCCAATatgcaaaaaaagtaaaaccaaAATCTGAAGTTTCTTGTTAACATCCAGCTTTTCAAAAATGGCATTTAAACTGCAACCTTTTTTTTGAACTGAATTAGAATTTACACCTCTTAATGAGCCGAAATATAATATGTGCCTTTTGAATGAGTGGGGGTTGGTGAATAAAGGAGATCACTAGAACAAAAAACCCAACCAGCAATTCACACACCTCAGTTTTTTTACCTTACTAGTTGCAGTCGTTGCCCCAAGCGCAAAGATAAAAGAATATTTGCAACTTGAGCATGACTCTTCTCAAAGCAAGTGGAGCAGCCAAGAGTAATGGTGCCGCCGGTGACATGCTGTCGACGGCGACCACCcatttcaacaattttttttttttgggtgtaaTTTATTCTACAAAGACGACGTCTCACTAGGTACCATCCAGCCGATGACTACGGGATCAAGTATGAACCAGACTAACTCTGCCCGTCGATCGTGGCTGATCTGAACGGCAACGGCAAGAAGTCATCGTCGCTGCCCTTGATGCCAAGGTTCAGGTGGGATATTGCTTCCTTTGTAAGATTCTTCACGTCTCACTCTCCCTCCCCTCCTCTCGCTCGCTTCAGTTTCTTGAAGGAAAAGCGTCGTTGGAATTGAACTTGCTGGCCGCTTAAGAACGAGTGTTTTGCACCTCAGCTGAGAAAACACGCTCTTAGAAGGGACTGTTtagcaagaagaaaatctcGGCTGGAATCGAAAATTTTCAGCATTGCATGGTAGACTGATGAAATTTGGTGAAAGTATCCAGAAAATTTTTCATCCGCTCTACAATGGTTATAGCTTCGATCGTACTATTTTTTTCAGGATACCCGCACACCATAAAGAAAGGTGTGAAAACCATCGCCGATGCGATGGATACCATAAAGCCAACTTAACTGGATGTTTGATGAAGCATAATCGGGAAATTTTAGAATTATAATcttcatttttgatgaaatgagaaTCGCGTAATCAACAAAGAATTATAGGcacattcttaaatcaaaattccaaaattgtgattttaatctgaACGACTGTTTGATGAGGTtagaattgtgaacttatagaattaaaattcccattttgatgaaaTGAGATTTGTGtcattaaacaaataattttgatttcagaattatAGGTtcttcttgaatcaaaatttcagaattgtGATTCTATgaggtggaattatgattccaaaattctaagtttctttcatttctctttaAAGCACATGCTATGATggttttaattaattaattaattttagaaGCTTAATTCAAGTTTTATCAAATACAGTAATTTCAAATGAGACTatgaaatacaaagaaaaactagaaCTGCAATCTTCATTCTAATTCCAGTTggaggtgaaattttgtttctagaattaaattttgtttctagaattttaattctagaagcATAACTCAAGACCGTCAAATGTCCCAAAGAtgaaattatgatttcaaaattttaaatttttttccctcaCCGTAGGGCACATTTTATGATGATTTTTAATTGAttaattctgaaattttaattcatgttttaccAAACAggttattttcaattttagacTCAAAATTCCACaccatcacaaaaaaaaaaaaactaaacctAGAAtgttctagaattttaattcatgttttatcaaacacttcattttcaattctaaaatcaaaattccaaactatAAACTAAAACTGAAATGATCATTCCAATTCCagtttgaggtggaattttgttCCTAAAATTTAAATTCTCGAATCAAAATTTTAGGCCATGAAACGCCCCCAACAAAACACATAGCCGCAGGAACCTACAATTATCTTATATTTCATCGCAGTCAACATACAAACCAGTCAACCTTTATCTAGGAAATTTCAGGTTTTTGCTGGTAAACTAGAAACAAACCACTTGgtataagaataaaaaactaatacCGAAATATTTGTTATTAGTAGATGAATTTATTTACAGAATTTTGACTTCTACAAGCTTCCAAATTCCAACTCAGTGAACGTGTAGCTAGCAAGGAGTCTTGAAATCCACCAAGCCGTCCCAATGGGCCTGCCACCAGCACTCTCCAGAGACCATCTACCCTTCCGCCCTTCACTAGCTTCATCAATGCATCAAACGGTCAGATGGTCTGCACATCTAGCTAACAAACGAACATGCATTTTAATCATAAACAACAAAGTGGGGACAGGATACCGGATTCTCGAGACTGCTTAGGAACAACAAGTTCCGGTTCTAGCCTGCTCGGCTGGTCTGTCAACAAGAACCATTCCAGCTGCATTTTGTGCAGGTTGAGCACGTGGCAACCTTTTTGCTGTATTCATCAACATTTTAAACATCTAGTAAGCAACTATAAAAGAAATTCAACAGACGTACTAAAATGGCGACTGATGCAACTCGAAAGGGCTAGATATTGAACTGCATACTATTGGCGCGGTGAAAGAAATGCACCTTCCGGGATTTGTGAAACCAAATCATTAGAGAACATAACATGTAAAACTGGAAAAACCCAAATAGAATACAACCAAGGACTTCGATGGATCTATTCTCAAGCTGTCAAAGATGCATTGAAGATCACATGGGACATGCATTGTCAAGTAATTTTTGGAAAAGTTCACAGGAAGAATATGGTTGTGGAAGAAAACCTTCATCATGTACAGGTTTAGAAGTAATTAACCAAACCTGGAAGATGATGCAATTTCACAATGCAGTGACCAATCCAGCATTTCACAGTAACACACACCAAAACATAAATAAGTTAAGCCAATTAACTGGTAAATTTGCACATGAATaaatagaatgaaaacaagTGCATCCAGCTAGCTCATATAAAATAACCTGGAACATGAATTGATTTTTCAGCAATAAAAGCAGACAGTGAAATGGGCAAATATTAAATGTTACATGCAACCACAAGGCCAGTGCCTACATTATTATAGCAGTAGATCGTAGTATTTGGACGATATAACTCAAATGGTTAACCATGATTTGCTGACAGCAAGTAAATTCAGGAAACATATATTTCCTAGAACATTATTAAGCAGTTAAACAAGTGGAGGCTATAAAGATAACAAGAGTGACTATTATCATGTGTTTAAGGAAAGGAGCATCACACAGAAACCACACAATCTGGGGCTAGCTTTCATTTCCAGTAGCTCAGCTAAACGACCtacataacaaaaagaaaatattgaatcTTTGAGCAAATAAGTGTTAGTGTTAcctatttcatgaaaaatttcattcACATTAGTAGCGGCTTTTGCAGATGTTTCAATGAAGAAAAGTCCATTTTCCTCAGCATATGCCCTAGCTTCCTGCATAAAACACCAAATAAATTAAAACAGCATCAGTTAAAGCAAGAAGTACAGACAGACTACTCTAGAAACATACACCTCATATATAACACgtgcaacaaaacaaaaaattaaaaggataTCCATTATCCATGATTTCCCACGGGATACATGATGGAGACAAGA
This genomic interval carries:
- the LOC116261183 gene encoding uncharacterized protein LOC116261183 isoform X2 translates to MNAQALRKSIEQNQQLNAEINDLTAQIERLNKECSLYDKDREALMEFGNDADERAREAEIRALEAEDAFRRLSEELNQSKREIEILTVQRTRLTDELTLLQHKIFGLGKEREDGNLICSQCARLKDDGHSSDISPNEDLLTSLVESTLGKGYRSQQELEEAVEKGLSFLEAHAGEEPHWRLIQIWEKLRPSIRCILALAAEVESLREDKEHLRINLHRAEGEVSVLFEENKLLDEENKRLLRRCYRERNQQGSPSSHSSKSKRKASPRMNNAAERAADAEGPDSPRWPLSPLESNGVHLSRNCNYK
- the LOC116261183 gene encoding uncharacterized protein LOC116261183 isoform X1, with the protein product MKEMGLSLELENYIQNSIENAVGLPVSENTLQSKLFAMEESRRVLQGQIFSLQDLVNDQNEKIERAKFEAAMNAQALRKSIEQNQQLNAEINDLTAQIERLNKECSLYDKDREALMEFGNDADERAREAEIRALEAEDAFRRLSEELNQSKREIEILTVQRTRLTDELTLLQHKIFGLGKEREDGNLICSQCARLKDDGHSSDISPNEDLLTSLVESTLGKGYRSQQELEEAVEKGLSFLEAHAGEEPHWRLIQIWEKLRPSIRCILALAAEVESLREDKEHLRINLHRAEGEVSVLFEENKLLDEENKRLLRRCYRERNQQGSPSSHSSKSKRKASPRMNNAAERAADAEGPDSPRWPLSPLESNGVHLSRNCNYK